A region from the Candidatus Limnocylindrales bacterium genome encodes:
- a CDS encoding DUF488 domain-containing protein codes for MAPPERRRYWTGMFFTVGHGARTTEELQAVLEEARVRRCVDVRRYPASRRHPHFARQALERSLPGAGIAYEWWGEELGGRRRARPVAETRHPAWQVEAFRAYAEYMDTPSFRQAFEKLLAIARGTDVAVMCAETLWWQCHRRLLADAATLHGMQVLHLGIGREPRPHRLHEAARAEEGGWPVYDVGVLPLRRPG; via the coding sequence GTGGCGCCGCCAGAGCGGCGCCGCTACTGGACCGGGATGTTCTTCACGGTCGGCCACGGCGCCCGCACCACCGAGGAACTCCAAGCGGTGCTCGAAGAGGCGCGGGTCCGCCGATGCGTGGACGTTCGCCGCTACCCCGCCTCGCGGCGCCACCCGCACTTCGCGCGCCAGGCGCTGGAGAGGTCGCTTCCGGGCGCGGGAATCGCTTACGAGTGGTGGGGCGAGGAACTGGGGGGCCGCCGGCGTGCCAGGCCTGTTGCCGAGACGCGCCACCCGGCGTGGCAGGTCGAAGCGTTCCGTGCCTACGCCGAGTACATGGACACCCCGTCGTTTCGACAAGCGTTCGAGAAGCTGCTCGCCATCGCACGAGGCACGGACGTGGCCGTGATGTGCGCCGAGACACTGTGGTGGCAGTGCCACCGGCGACTGCTCGCCGATGCGGCCACGCTGCATGGGATGCAGGTCCTGCATCTGGGGATCGGCCGGGAGCCGCGGCCGCATCGCCTGCACGAAGCCGCACGCGCCGAGGAAGGAGGATGGCCGGTCTACGACGTCGGCGTCCTGCCGCTGCGACGTCCGGGCTGA
- a CDS encoding acetylxylan esterase codes for MTYDPFARGPHPVGVRTVDLTDASRSRWLPTEVWYPATAAHAGKDTAAETRDKYDLLPGFPPLSQSAVRDAEAERGKYPLVIFSHGFGGHRRQSTFLCTHLASHGYVVAAMDHTGNTVIDMAQMTMQVMMGQPMPDIAATIHELIQARPADVRFVIDSVLAGNAGVPADFVDESRIGMSGHSFGGWTTLKTAGLERRIRAALALAPAGGPGPLPAEPLIEALDFAWGRDVPTLLLVADKDTLLPLSSMHHILGRATCTKRMIVLENADHMHFCDEVEQTHELFRSMPPPGPLADVAKGVPPISELCPGTHAYDFNNSLGLAHMDANLKGSEEAAGFLSQDLPAVFAERGIRISVV; via the coding sequence ATGACATACGATCCATTCGCCCGTGGCCCCCACCCCGTAGGCGTTCGCACCGTCGATCTCACCGACGCTTCCCGATCGCGCTGGCTGCCGACGGAAGTCTGGTATCCCGCAACGGCGGCGCACGCCGGGAAGGACACGGCCGCCGAAACGCGCGACAAGTACGACCTGCTCCCCGGCTTCCCGCCGCTGTCGCAAAGCGCGGTGCGCGATGCCGAGGCCGAGCGCGGCAAGTATCCGCTGGTGATCTTCAGCCACGGCTTCGGCGGCCATCGCCGCCAGAGCACGTTCCTTTGCACACACCTGGCAAGCCACGGCTACGTCGTTGCCGCGATGGACCACACCGGCAACACCGTCATCGACATGGCGCAGATGACGATGCAGGTGATGATGGGCCAGCCGATGCCCGACATCGCGGCAACCATCCACGAGCTGATCCAGGCCCGCCCGGCCGATGTGCGCTTCGTCATCGACAGCGTTCTTGCCGGCAATGCCGGCGTGCCCGCCGACTTCGTCGACGAGAGCCGCATCGGCATGAGCGGACACAGCTTCGGCGGCTGGACGACGCTGAAGACGGCGGGACTGGAACGCCGCATTCGCGCGGCGCTTGCGCTCGCGCCGGCCGGCGGACCCGGGCCGCTACCAGCGGAGCCTCTGATCGAAGCGCTGGACTTCGCCTGGGGCCGCGACGTTCCGACCCTTCTTCTGGTGGCCGACAAGGACACGCTGCTGCCGCTGTCGAGCATGCATCACATCCTCGGCCGCGCCACCTGCACCAAGCGCATGATCGTGCTGGAGAACGCCGACCACATGCACTTCTGCGACGAGGTCGAGCAGACGCACGAGCTGTTCCGCTCGATGCCGCCGCCGGGCCCGCTCGCCGACGTCGCCAAGGGCGTGCCGCCGATCTCGGAGCTCTGCCCCGGCACGCACGCCTACGACTTCAACAATTCGCTCGGCCTGGCGCACATGGACGCCAACCTCAAGGGCAGCGAAGAGGCCGCAGGTTTCCTGTCGCAGGATCTACCGGCGGTCTTCGCCGAGCGCGGCATTCGCATCTCGGTGGTCTGA
- a CDS encoding acyl-CoA dehydrogenase family protein, with product MDFAPDAQNESIRSEAARLAAAFDDEYWRARDSAHEFPWEFYRAFAEGGWLGVLVPQQYGGAGLGVRAAGTLLRTVAASAGAMNAASTLHLSIFGMGPVIHHGSEALKRKYLPPTATGELHVSFGVTEDDAGTDTSRIRTTAVRRGDHWIVNGKKVWNTKAQQAQKILLLARTTPREDCKRPLDGLTLFLADLDPKFCDIREIPKLGRNAVNSNEVFLRDLPVEDGDVVGEVGRGFHHLLDGINPERIVIAAEAVGIGVRAVECASRYARERIVFGRPIGQNQAIAHPLADSHAELEAADLLWQKAAWAYDNGQEAGALANMAKLRASEAGFRACDRALQTLGGFGYACEYNIERYWRESRLMRIAPVSNEMALNYLAERVLGLPKSY from the coding sequence ATGGACTTCGCGCCGGACGCCCAGAACGAGAGCATCCGCAGCGAGGCCGCGCGCCTGGCCGCCGCGTTCGACGACGAATACTGGCGCGCCAGGGATTCCGCGCACGAGTTTCCGTGGGAGTTCTACCGCGCCTTCGCCGAAGGCGGGTGGCTCGGCGTGCTGGTTCCGCAGCAGTACGGCGGGGCGGGCCTGGGCGTGCGCGCCGCCGGCACCCTGCTTCGCACCGTTGCCGCCAGCGCCGGCGCCATGAACGCCGCCTCCACGCTGCACCTGTCGATCTTCGGCATGGGGCCGGTGATCCATCACGGCTCCGAAGCGCTCAAGCGCAAGTATCTGCCGCCTACCGCCACCGGGGAGCTGCACGTCTCCTTCGGCGTCACCGAGGACGATGCCGGCACCGACACCTCGCGCATCCGCACCACGGCGGTTCGTCGCGGTGATCACTGGATCGTCAACGGGAAGAAGGTCTGGAACACCAAGGCGCAGCAGGCGCAGAAGATCCTGCTGCTCGCGCGCACTACTCCTCGGGAGGACTGCAAGCGGCCGCTCGACGGCCTGACGCTGTTCCTGGCCGACCTGGACCCGAAGTTCTGCGACATCCGCGAGATTCCCAAACTCGGCCGCAACGCCGTCAACTCGAACGAAGTCTTCCTGCGGGATCTGCCGGTCGAGGATGGCGACGTGGTCGGTGAGGTCGGCCGCGGCTTCCATCATCTTCTGGATGGCATCAATCCCGAGCGCATCGTCATTGCCGCCGAGGCGGTCGGCATCGGCGTGCGGGCAGTGGAGTGCGCGTCGCGCTACGCGCGCGAGCGCATCGTGTTCGGGCGGCCCATCGGACAGAACCAGGCGATCGCGCATCCGCTCGCCGACTCGCATGCCGAGCTCGAGGCTGCCGATCTGCTCTGGCAGAAGGCCGCCTGGGCCTACGACAACGGCCAGGAAGCCGGCGCCCTGGCCAACATGGCCAAGCTGCGCGCGTCGGAGGCGGGCTTTCGAGCGTGCGATCGCGCGCTGCAGACGCTCGGCGGCTTCGGCTACGCGTGCGAGTACAACATCGAGCGCTACTGGCGCGAGTCGCGCCTGATGCGCATCGCGCCCGTCTCCAACGAGATGGCGCTGAACTACCTTGCCGAGCGCGTGCTCGGCCTTCCCAAGAGCTACTGA
- a CDS encoding NUDIX hydrolase, which yields MAVEYPQEPRVAIGAVVVHDGRVLLVERGKSPSKGAWAVPGGSVELGETLAQAVEREVLEETGVTVRAGRVVHAFDAVVRDEQGRVRFHYVIVDLEARYVHGNPVAAGDASDARWFSIDELAGVRVHPVTMEVLQRALEAAPR from the coding sequence GTGGCCGTCGAGTATCCACAGGAGCCGCGCGTGGCCATCGGCGCCGTCGTCGTACACGACGGGCGCGTGCTGCTGGTCGAGCGCGGCAAGTCGCCATCCAAGGGTGCGTGGGCGGTTCCCGGCGGAAGCGTCGAGCTCGGCGAGACATTGGCTCAGGCGGTCGAGCGCGAAGTGCTCGAGGAGACGGGCGTGACGGTGCGCGCAGGCAGAGTCGTGCACGCTTTCGATGCGGTGGTGCGCGACGAACAGGGCCGCGTTCGCTTCCACTACGTCATCGTCGATCTGGAGGCTCGCTACGTCCACGGCAATCCGGTAGCGGCCGGCGACGCCAGCGATGCGCGCTGGTTCTCGATCGACGAGCTCGCGGGCGTGCGCGTACATCCGGTGACGATGGAGGTTCTGCAGCGCGCGCTCGAAGCGGCGCCTCGCTGA
- a CDS encoding rhomboid family intramembrane serine protease: MERTALTTTTTLELAPLSRTARLHANGLGGIVLLFVAPAFLDALDSTLGLAVAGPAFRTTIRLAAVGVLAALAYSLARRARRARIVFEQDRLRVEGVSHQPRIIPYRDITAAHAYGSGASRRAVLGVRTSLPVSLPQAAFASAGALDQFLADLSTRVRQSSGDREFEAFVRRSQLGEQTSRGWIPITTSFIVLCVVALAVAIATRVHADPLGMLRFGALSSAMVRAGEYERVISYVFVHWNLTHLWANVAPLIALGWTVERLLGWRLYALMLLSVTLVSSMLAMSSGGGVLRVGASGLVCAAFGILLYLNVRRSRELPPLSQVPMILWAMLLLVQGFLLIGWIRAGSPSTGIDHLGHAFGWIAGGAVAAAATSRRSLWELRSLRTSALRAGPWIAAGVACAALTTSVLRAVGFTREDRVHAASVLLTAPETPPALRGELARQTIASPLSAPEQLRKAQHAVRMLLRSNPYDGRQLDLLARVQSRLGHDQRAIETARTALLWHPDKPAAAEHLAQLMWRNYERRGALTLGGPAPTLELIREGGAVTARLSALEAAQGRRGLVAYIVVHAGNQLGGLLVLRIGGDLRQSYVLGHVPDWALQERWTLTTVARTAFELVDLPAGEPDVDGFSFGK; the protein is encoded by the coding sequence GTGGAGCGTACCGCCCTGACCACCACGACCACGCTCGAGCTCGCACCACTCTCGCGCACCGCACGCCTGCACGCCAACGGCCTCGGTGGAATCGTCCTGCTTTTCGTCGCGCCCGCCTTTCTGGACGCACTCGATTCGACGCTCGGTCTGGCCGTTGCCGGACCTGCGTTCCGCACGACCATTCGTCTGGCGGCCGTCGGCGTTCTCGCCGCGCTGGCGTATTCGCTGGCCAGGCGCGCTCGCCGCGCCCGCATCGTCTTCGAACAGGACCGCCTGCGGGTCGAGGGCGTCAGCCACCAGCCGCGCATCATTCCGTACCGCGACATCACGGCGGCACATGCCTACGGCAGCGGCGCAAGTCGCCGCGCCGTTCTCGGCGTGCGCACGAGCCTGCCGGTGTCGCTGCCGCAGGCCGCGTTCGCATCGGCCGGCGCGCTCGATCAGTTCCTGGCCGACCTGAGCACGCGCGTCCGCCAGTCCAGCGGCGATCGCGAGTTCGAGGCGTTCGTGCGGCGCAGCCAGCTGGGCGAGCAGACCTCGCGAGGATGGATCCCGATCACCACGAGCTTCATCGTTCTCTGCGTGGTGGCGCTCGCCGTGGCCATCGCTACGCGCGTGCATGCCGATCCGCTGGGGATGCTGCGGTTCGGTGCGCTCTCCAGCGCGATGGTGCGAGCGGGCGAGTACGAGCGCGTGATCAGCTACGTGTTCGTCCATTGGAATCTGACACACCTGTGGGCCAACGTCGCGCCGCTGATTGCGCTCGGCTGGACCGTCGAGCGCCTGCTCGGATGGCGCTTGTACGCGCTGATGCTGCTGTCGGTGACGCTGGTGAGCTCGATGCTGGCCATGTCGAGTGGTGGCGGCGTGCTGCGCGTGGGCGCCTCCGGGCTGGTCTGCGCCGCCTTCGGCATCCTGCTCTACCTCAACGTGCGGCGCAGCCGCGAGCTGCCGCCGCTTTCGCAGGTGCCGATGATCCTGTGGGCGATGCTGCTGCTGGTCCAGGGATTTCTGCTCATCGGCTGGATACGCGCCGGCTCTCCGTCCACCGGCATCGATCATCTCGGCCATGCGTTCGGCTGGATCGCGGGAGGCGCGGTGGCTGCGGCGGCCACCAGCCGCCGCTCGCTGTGGGAGCTGCGATCGTTGCGGACGTCGGCGCTGCGTGCAGGCCCATGGATCGCGGCGGGCGTTGCCTGCGCCGCGCTCACGACCTCGGTTCTTCGCGCGGTCGGATTCACGCGTGAGGATCGCGTGCACGCCGCCTCGGTCCTGCTGACGGCGCCCGAGACGCCGCCGGCGCTGCGCGGCGAGCTCGCACGCCAGACCATCGCCTCGCCTTTGTCGGCGCCCGAGCAGCTGCGCAAGGCGCAGCACGCCGTGCGCATGCTTCTTCGCAGCAATCCGTACGATGGGCGCCAGCTCGATCTGCTTGCGCGCGTGCAGTCGCGGCTCGGCCACGACCAGCGGGCGATCGAGACGGCACGAACCGCGCTGCTGTGGCATCCCGACAAGCCCGCCGCCGCCGAGCATCTGGCGCAGCTGATGTGGCGCAACTACGAGCGGCGCGGCGCCCTGACCCTCGGCGGCCCGGCGCCGACGCTGGAGCTGATCCGAGAGGGCGGCGCGGTTACAGCCCGGCTTTCCGCGCTCGAGGCCGCGCAGGGCCGCCGCGGCCTCGTGGCCTATATCGTCGTGCACGCCGGCAATCAGCTGGGCGGCCTGCTCGTGCTACGCATCGGCGGCGACCTGCGTCAGTCCTATGTTCTGGGCCACGTGCCGGATTGGGCGCTGCAGGAGCGCTGGACGCTGACGACGGTGGCGCGCACCGCCTTCGAGCTGGTGGACCTGCCAGCGGGCGAGCCGGACGTGGACGGATTTTCTTTCGGCAAATAG
- a CDS encoding wax ester/triacylglycerol synthase family O-acyltransferase, producing the protein MEQLSGLDASFLYFETSNAPTHIGSFAIYDQSTAPGGKVTFRGILKNLQSRLHLARCFRQRLVHVPFDLDHPYWLQDPDFDLEFHVRHIALPAPGDWRQLCIQVARIHARPLDLSKPLWEMYVIEGLDSVAGVPKGSFGVLTKIHHAAIDGVAGAELAAAVHDLEPDAKPLPPAEAWKPEPIPSASEMMLKAATGMVGNPFRAARTIARTVPGIASMLWPFGGEEVEGSGPVPRTRFNGVVSPHRVVEGREFSLEDIREIRRRVPGATVNDVVLTICSGALRRYLQHHGELPQESLAAIAPISVRGESEKGALGNKISAMSVTLFSDVADPLERLAKVHRGTRSSKATAEAIGARTMTDITQFLPGMLAGLAARVYTGLGLANRVRPILNTVITNVPGPQIPLYFTGARMVSLYGLGPVMDGMGLIHPVFSYSGRISIAVTACRVQMPDPGFYAQCLQASFDELLTAARGPVQAVA; encoded by the coding sequence ATGGAACAGCTCAGCGGACTGGATGCTTCGTTCCTGTACTTCGAGACATCCAACGCGCCCACGCACATCGGCTCCTTCGCGATCTACGATCAATCCACCGCGCCCGGCGGCAAGGTCACGTTCCGCGGCATCCTCAAGAACCTGCAGAGCCGCCTGCACCTGGCGCGATGCTTTCGGCAGCGCCTGGTGCACGTCCCCTTCGACCTCGACCATCCGTACTGGCTGCAGGACCCGGACTTCGATCTCGAGTTCCACGTCCGGCACATCGCGCTGCCAGCGCCGGGCGACTGGCGCCAGCTCTGCATCCAGGTCGCCCGCATTCACGCGCGCCCCCTCGATCTGTCCAAGCCGCTCTGGGAGATGTACGTCATCGAAGGCCTGGACTCTGTAGCCGGTGTGCCCAAGGGCAGCTTCGGCGTACTGACCAAGATCCATCACGCCGCCATCGACGGCGTTGCCGGCGCCGAGCTCGCGGCCGCGGTTCACGATCTGGAGCCCGATGCGAAGCCGCTGCCGCCTGCGGAGGCGTGGAAGCCCGAGCCGATCCCGAGCGCAAGCGAAATGATGCTCAAGGCGGCGACCGGCATGGTCGGCAACCCGTTCCGCGCCGCTCGAACGATCGCCCGCACCGTGCCGGGCATCGCCAGCATGCTGTGGCCTTTTGGCGGCGAGGAGGTCGAAGGTTCCGGTCCGGTGCCGCGCACGCGCTTCAATGGCGTCGTCTCGCCGCATCGCGTGGTCGAAGGACGCGAGTTCTCCCTCGAGGACATCCGCGAAATCCGCAGGCGCGTTCCCGGCGCGACCGTCAACGACGTCGTGCTGACGATCTGCTCGGGCGCCTTGCGCCGCTATCTGCAACATCACGGCGAGCTGCCGCAGGAGTCGCTGGCCGCCATCGCTCCGATCTCGGTGCGCGGCGAGTCCGAGAAGGGCGCACTCGGCAACAAGATTTCGGCCATGTCGGTGACGCTGTTCTCGGATGTCGCCGATCCGCTCGAACGCCTGGCCAAGGTGCACCGTGGCACGCGCAGCTCCAAGGCCACCGCCGAAGCCATCGGCGCGCGAACCATGACCGACATCACGCAGTTCCTGCCCGGCATGCTCGCCGGCCTGGCCGCGCGCGTCTACACCGGCCTCGGGCTCGCAAACCGCGTGCGACCGATCCTCAACACCGTCATCACCAACGTGCCGGGGCCGCAGATTCCGCTCTACTTCACCGGCGCCCGCATGGTGTCGCTCTATGGGCTCGGGCCGGTGATGGACGGCATGGGCCTGATCCATCCGGTATTCAGCTATTCGGGGCGCATCAGCATTGCGGTGACCGCATGCCGCGTCCAGATGCCCGATCCCGGCTTCTACGCGCAGTGCCTGCAGGCGTCGTTCGACGAGCTGCTTACGGCGGCGCGCGGACCGGTGCAGGCGGTGGCGTAG
- a CDS encoding alkaline phosphatase D family protein — protein sequence MPVGPMRRIFVGSCLDQNRPQPFWNAVFARQPDLALLIGDNVYADAASVDALAAHYRRQLARPGVQSLLASVPLLATWDDHDYGLDDAGADNPLRHQAKEIFLAAWDPDASEQRRGRDGVYDSVIIGPPGRAVHIILLDTRTFRSPLARDRTWVLPVRGRGPYVATEDEDATVLGEEQWDWLEEELRKPAAVRIIASSIQVLAQQHGWESWSNFPREQDRLMDEVEDAGDVPTIFVSGDRHLAELSRTTLPSGRVLYDLTTSSLNRPLPIHRPAANANRVGGALTSANFGEIEIDWDAPEPTVVLRVLDPNGVVRIEKRVAFAEM from the coding sequence ATGCCCGTCGGGCCGATGCGCCGCATCTTCGTCGGCTCATGCCTCGACCAGAACCGCCCGCAGCCGTTCTGGAACGCGGTGTTCGCGCGGCAGCCCGATCTTGCGCTGCTCATCGGCGACAACGTCTACGCCGACGCTGCCAGCGTCGACGCACTGGCCGCGCACTACCGGCGCCAGCTTGCGCGGCCCGGCGTGCAGAGCCTGCTGGCAAGCGTGCCGCTGCTGGCGACCTGGGACGATCACGACTACGGGCTCGACGACGCGGGCGCCGACAATCCGCTGCGGCACCAGGCGAAGGAGATATTCCTGGCCGCCTGGGATCCGGACGCATCCGAGCAGCGGCGCGGGCGCGACGGCGTCTACGACTCGGTCATCATCGGTCCGCCCGGGCGCGCCGTGCACATCATTCTCCTGGACACGCGCACGTTTCGCAGCCCGCTTGCACGCGACCGGACGTGGGTGCTGCCGGTACGCGGCCGCGGGCCGTACGTAGCCACCGAGGACGAAGACGCCACCGTCCTGGGCGAAGAGCAGTGGGACTGGCTGGAGGAGGAGCTTCGCAAACCGGCAGCTGTCAGAATCATCGCTTCCAGCATTCAAGTGCTCGCGCAGCAGCATGGCTGGGAGAGCTGGAGCAACTTCCCGCGCGAGCAGGATCGGTTGATGGACGAAGTCGAGGACGCAGGCGATGTCCCGACCATCTTCGTCAGCGGCGACCGCCACCTTGCCGAGCTGTCGCGGACGACGCTGCCCAGCGGTCGCGTCCTGTACGATTTGACGACCAGCAGCCTGAACCGCCCGCTGCCCATTCATCGGCCGGCAGCCAACGCCAATCGTGTCGGCGGGGCCTTGACGAGTGCGAACTTTGGCGAGATCGAGATCGACTGGGATGCGCCCGAGCCGACGGTGGTGCTGCGGGTGCTGGATCCAAACGGCGTGGTGAGGATCGAGAAGCGCGTTGCATTTGCCGAGATGTAG
- a CDS encoding YebC/PmpR family DNA-binding transcriptional regulator codes for MGRIFETRKHTMFARWDRMAKAFTRIGKEIVIAVKAGGPDPASNPQLRRVVQNARAVNMPKDKIEAAIKRAAGKDVADYQEILYEGYAPHGVAMLVEAATDNPTRTIANVRNIIAKNGGNLGASGSVSFQFKRMGVFRLDPTGIDQDDLELDMIEHGLEEMGEGTGEKGEPQLILRCAFTDFGSLQKGLEDRGIKPLSAESEYIPLTPMELPEDKAKDVLKLADSLEQDDDVQKVFHNLA; via the coding sequence ATGGGACGAATTTTCGAGACCCGCAAGCACACGATGTTCGCGCGTTGGGACCGGATGGCGAAAGCCTTCACGCGCATCGGCAAGGAGATCGTCATCGCCGTCAAGGCCGGCGGCCCCGACCCCGCGAGCAACCCGCAGCTGCGGCGCGTGGTGCAGAATGCGCGCGCCGTCAACATGCCCAAGGACAAGATCGAGGCCGCCATCAAGCGCGCCGCGGGCAAGGACGTCGCCGACTACCAGGAGATCCTGTACGAAGGCTACGCGCCGCACGGAGTGGCGATGCTGGTCGAAGCGGCCACCGACAACCCTACGCGCACCATCGCGAACGTGCGCAACATCATCGCCAAGAACGGCGGCAACCTCGGGGCCAGCGGCAGCGTCAGCTTCCAGTTCAAGCGCATGGGCGTCTTCCGGCTCGACCCCACGGGCATCGATCAGGATGACCTCGAGCTGGACATGATCGAGCACGGCCTCGAGGAGATGGGCGAAGGCACGGGCGAGAAGGGCGAGCCGCAGCTCATCCTGCGCTGCGCGTTCACGGACTTCGGAAGTCTGCAGAAGGGATTGGAAGACCGCGGCATCAAGCCGCTGTCGGCGGAGTCCGAATACATTCCGCTGACGCCGATGGAGCTGCCCGAAGACAAGGCCAAGGACGTGCTCAAGCTGGCCGACAGCCTGGAGCAGGACGACGACGTCCAGAAGGTCTTCCATAACCTGGCATAG